In a genomic window of Methanosarcina horonobensis HB-1 = JCM 15518:
- a CDS encoding mRNA surveillance protein pelota, translated as MRVTNRSLKGREGEIAVTAETLDDLWHLKYIIEKGDLVFALTKRKADTASDKLRPEKVEKVKVRLGIRVEELEFHKFANRLRIHGPIEHGMDAGSYHTLNVEIGTNISIIKEHWKNDQLQRIQDAEEAGKRPKVVIVAVEEGDADIGFVRHYGIEVYSHITQSSGKRETGLRNEFFKEIVEQLRHAVPEDASIVIAGPGFTKEDFLKYFHETEPGMASKALTEDTSMIGMSGFQEVLRRGAVDRIMQESRIARESSLMEDLIREISMDGKAAYGFADVKNALGYGAVETLLIADETLREGREKGEDIDKLLMEVEQAQGKVVVFSTAFEPGEKLHKLGGIAALLRFKVTG; from the coding sequence ATGAGAGTCACAAACCGTTCTCTGAAAGGCAGGGAAGGGGAAATTGCCGTAACAGCCGAGACTCTTGATGACCTCTGGCACCTGAAATATATTATTGAAAAAGGGGACCTGGTCTTTGCCCTGACCAAAAGGAAAGCTGATACTGCAAGTGATAAACTCCGCCCGGAAAAGGTCGAGAAAGTAAAAGTAAGGTTAGGGATCAGGGTCGAGGAACTGGAATTCCACAAATTTGCAAACCGGCTGCGAATACACGGGCCAATTGAGCACGGGATGGATGCCGGTTCCTATCATACTCTCAATGTGGAAATAGGGACTAACATCTCCATCATTAAGGAGCACTGGAAAAACGACCAGCTCCAGCGCATTCAAGATGCAGAAGAAGCCGGAAAACGTCCCAAAGTTGTTATTGTAGCAGTCGAAGAAGGGGATGCAGATATTGGTTTTGTACGCCACTACGGAATTGAAGTATATTCACATATCACGCAGTCATCCGGGAAACGGGAGACAGGACTAAGGAACGAGTTTTTTAAGGAAATTGTTGAACAGCTCAGACATGCGGTTCCCGAAGATGCTTCTATAGTGATCGCAGGGCCCGGTTTTACAAAAGAGGATTTCCTGAAATATTTCCATGAAACCGAACCCGGAATGGCTTCAAAGGCATTGACTGAGGACACATCCATGATAGGAATGTCCGGGTTTCAGGAAGTGCTTCGCAGAGGAGCTGTTGACCGGATCATGCAGGAGTCCCGTATAGCCAGGGAATCCTCTCTTATGGAAGACCTTATCAGAGAGATCTCAATGGACGGCAAAGCCGCTTATGGTTTTGCAGATGTGAAAAATGCGCTTGGATACGGGGCTGTCGAAACCCTGCTCATTGCCGATGAAACCCTGCGGGAAGGGCGGGAAAAAGGAGAGGATATCGACAAACTTCTTATGGAGGTTGAGCAGGCTCAGGGAAAGGTTGTTGTATTCAGCACAGCCTTTGAGCCCGGAGAAAAGCTTCACAAACTTGGAGGGATTGCGGCTCTACTTCGCTTTAAGGTGACTGGTTGA